The Hydrogenobacter thermophilus TK-6 genome window below encodes:
- a CDS encoding TRM11 family SAM-dependent methyltransferase, translating into MKEITMNDYLEFIKENDFVIIESVKVKLNKTWSIKSYGPKEYFPEKTTVWSFPNRGSWATHKGNYRGNWSPYVPRNLILKYTNKGDWVLDQMMGSGTTLVEAKLLERNAIGVDINLDAVMVALDRLNFPYGQSTIKTYWGDARNLDKIESQSIDLIATHPPYANMISYTKNKKLSDDLSLLSPEEYLKEMRKVAEESYRVLKPGKVCAILIGDTRKYKHYVPIAFRVMQVFLEAGFILREDIIKLQWKMKATREKWRAKEYDFYLIAHEHIFVFRKPEKEEEYRKYKLSVNIF; encoded by the coding sequence ATGAAAGAAATAACAATGAACGATTACTTAGAATTCATAAAAGAAAACGATTTTGTCATTATTGAAAGTGTAAAAGTAAAGTTAAACAAAACTTGGAGCATCAAATCATACGGCCCTAAAGAATACTTTCCTGAAAAAACAACTGTCTGGAGTTTTCCCAATAGAGGAAGTTGGGCAACTCATAAGGGAAATTACAGGGGAAACTGGTCTCCTTATGTTCCAAGAAATCTTATTTTAAAATACACAAATAAAGGGGATTGGGTCCTTGACCAGATGATGGGGAGTGGAACCACGCTTGTTGAGGCAAAATTGCTGGAGAGAAATGCAATAGGTGTTGATATTAATTTGGACGCTGTAATGGTTGCTTTAGATCGTTTAAACTTCCCTTACGGGCAATCAACTATAAAAACATACTGGGGAGATGCAAGAAACTTAGATAAGATTGAGAGCCAAAGCATTGATTTAATCGCTACGCATCCACCTTATGCCAATATGATCTCCTATACAAAAAACAAAAAGCTAAGTGATGATCTTTCACTGCTATCCCCTGAAGAGTATCTAAAAGAAATGAGAAAAGTTGCGGAAGAGTCTTACAGGGTGTTAAAACCCGGTAAAGTGTGTGCTATTTTAATTGGTGATACGAGAAAGTACAAGCACTATGTGCCTATTGCCTTTAGAGTTATGCAGGTATTTTTAGAAGCAGGGTTTATTTTGAGAGAAGACATTATTAAATTGCAATGGAAAATGAAGGCTACAAGAGAAAAATGGCGAGCAAAGGAATACGATTTTTATCTTATTGCACATGAGCATATTTTTGTCTTCAGGAAGCCGGAGAAGGAGGAGGAGTATAGAAAATATAAATTGAGTGTTAACATCTTTTGA
- a CDS encoding Mut7-C RNAse domain-containing protein yields MKFLLEADLEKLAKWLRFLGQDVEVLKGAINKRDVLSYADRVFITTSKKWERHLASWGISYLIIPKDDWEVQLCLIVKYFRIKPKLLLNRCPYCNSQLISVSKEYVKDSIPPLVYEFGYDFTQCLQCKSIFWKGTHFPKMEKMLKHILKRC; encoded by the coding sequence TTGAAGTTCCTACTTGAGGCGGACCTGGAAAAGCTGGCTAAGTGGCTCAGATTTTTAGGTCAGGATGTTGAGGTATTAAAAGGTGCCATAAATAAAAGGGATGTGCTTAGCTATGCGGATAGAGTTTTTATAACTACCTCAAAAAAGTGGGAGAGGCACTTAGCAAGCTGGGGTATTTCTTACCTTATCATCCCAAAGGATGATTGGGAAGTTCAACTCTGCTTAATTGTCAAATACTTCCGCATAAAACCTAAACTTTTACTAAACAGGTGCCCTTACTGTAACAGTCAGCTCATTTCCGTAAGTAAAGAGTATGTGAAAGATAGCATTCCACCCTTAGTTTACGAGTTTGGTTATGACTTTACGCAATGCCTTCAATGTAAAAGCATCTTTTGGAAAGGCACCCACTTTCCCAAAATGGAGAAGATGCTCAAACACATCCTCAAAAGATGTTAA
- the leuC gene encoding 3-isopropylmalate dehydratase large subunit, protein MGMTITEKILADHAGKREVYPGELITAKVDLAMANDVTAPLAIKTLEKYSIDKVFDPDKVALVLSHFVPAKDIKSAEQAKMVREFARKHNIKWFFQEGEGIEHTILPEQGIVVPGDLVIGADSHTCTYGGIGAFATGVGSTDLAYALATGEIWLKVPESMKFIFYGKLQPWVTGKDLILHTIGQIGVDGALYRAMEFEGEAIRDLSVEQRLTIANMAIEAGGKSGIIAPDEKTLEYVSQRAKKPWKIYNSDPDAHYVEVYEWDAGKIEPLVAWPYLPSNVHPVSESTHITIDQAFIGSCTNGRIEDLRLAASVLKGKKVHPYVRCIVIPASKNVYHQALHEGLIDIFTEAGCIVSVSTCGPCLGGHMGILAEGERCISTSNRNFPGRMGHPKSEAYLANPAVVAASAVLGRIAHPEEVVKLEEIEVPT, encoded by the coding sequence ATGGGCATGACCATAACGGAGAAGATCCTCGCAGACCATGCCGGGAAAAGAGAGGTTTATCCTGGGGAGCTCATCACCGCAAAGGTTGACCTTGCTATGGCTAACGATGTGACAGCACCTCTTGCCATAAAGACGCTGGAGAAGTACTCAATAGACAAGGTATTTGACCCTGATAAAGTGGCTTTGGTGCTGTCGCACTTTGTGCCTGCAAAGGATATAAAGTCTGCAGAGCAGGCAAAGATGGTAAGAGAGTTTGCAAGAAAGCATAACATAAAATGGTTCTTTCAAGAGGGAGAAGGTATAGAGCACACTATACTTCCCGAGCAGGGTATTGTGGTACCTGGAGATTTAGTTATAGGTGCGGATTCCCACACATGCACTTACGGGGGTATAGGAGCTTTTGCTACAGGCGTGGGTTCTACGGACCTTGCTTACGCATTAGCAACGGGTGAGATATGGCTAAAAGTTCCCGAATCCATGAAGTTTATATTCTACGGAAAGCTTCAGCCCTGGGTCACAGGCAAAGACCTAATACTCCACACCATAGGGCAGATAGGTGTTGATGGAGCACTATACAGGGCTATGGAGTTTGAAGGTGAAGCTATAAGAGACCTGTCGGTGGAGCAAAGACTCACCATTGCCAACATGGCAATAGAAGCAGGTGGGAAGAGCGGCATAATAGCACCTGATGAAAAAACCTTAGAGTATGTTTCTCAAAGAGCAAAGAAGCCTTGGAAGATATACAACAGCGACCCAGACGCCCATTACGTAGAAGTTTATGAATGGGATGCCGGTAAAATAGAACCTCTTGTTGCATGGCCATACCTTCCATCAAATGTACATCCTGTAAGCGAGTCAACCCACATAACCATAGACCAAGCCTTCATAGGCTCATGTACCAACGGAAGGATAGAAGACCTCAGACTTGCAGCCAGCGTACTAAAAGGTAAAAAGGTGCATCCTTATGTGCGTTGTATTGTTATACCTGCCTCCAAAAATGTGTATCATCAAGCTCTTCATGAAGGGCTGATAGACATCTTTACTGAAGCTGGATGCATAGTTTCTGTCTCCACCTGCGGTCCGTGTCTGGGTGGGCACATGGGTATCCTTGCGGAGGGTGAGAGGTGCATCTCCACATCCAACAGGAACTTTCCCGGAAGGATGGGGCATCCTAAGAGCGAAGCCTATCTGGCAAATCCAGCTGTGGTTGCTGCAAGTGCGGTGCTGGGAAGGATCGCACACCCCGAGGAAGTTGTAAAGCTGGAGGAGATTGAAGTTCCTACTTGA
- the ftsH gene encoding ATP-dependent zinc metalloprotease FtsH, with protein sequence MQWAKNLFVWILILGFMILAFNLFEGSKETVVKTPLNTVLQLAEEGKLKEVKVKDNVIVGVTTDGQRIETGIPPGSDIVGKLMDKGVKVEVSVPEHSGWLVSFLISWLPILLFIGIWIYMMRQVSGGGNPNSRAFSFGKSRAKVYIDEKPKVTLNHVAGMEEVKEEVKEIIEYLKDPVKFQRLGGRPPKGVLLYGEPGVGKTLLAKAIAGEAHVPFISVSGSDFVEMFVGVGAARVRDLFDTAKKHAPCIIFIDEIDAVGRSRGVVNLGGGHDEREQTLNQLLVEMDGFDTSEGIIVIAATNRPDILDPALLRPGRFDRQIFIPRPDVRGRYEILKVHAKDKKLAPNVDLEIVARATPGFTGADLENVLNEAALLAARNGKNYIEMEDIEEAIDRVTMGLERKGMVISPKEKEKIAYHEAGHALMSLMVPGSDPLHKVSIIPRGMALGVTQQLPIDDKHMYDKEDLMGKILTLMGGRAAEEVFYGREGITTGAENDLQRATELAYRMVSMWGMSERVGPLAVRKTINPFLGGMTTSVDISEELRREIDQEVKNILTWAYEETRKTIETYKEPLKAVVKKLLEKETISCEEFVEVLKLYGIEIKNECKKEETSLEKNTQKEVKSWA encoded by the coding sequence ATGCAGTGGGCAAAGAATCTTTTTGTATGGATACTCATACTGGGCTTTATGATCCTTGCCTTTAATCTCTTTGAGGGGAGTAAAGAGACGGTAGTGAAAACACCTTTAAATACAGTTCTGCAGCTGGCGGAAGAGGGTAAGCTTAAGGAAGTTAAAGTAAAGGACAATGTCATAGTGGGTGTCACCACTGACGGTCAGAGGATAGAGACGGGCATACCACCGGGTTCGGATATAGTGGGAAAGCTTATGGACAAAGGCGTGAAAGTTGAGGTCTCAGTTCCAGAGCACAGCGGATGGCTTGTGAGCTTTTTAATATCATGGCTTCCCATTCTTCTCTTTATAGGTATATGGATATACATGATGAGACAGGTAAGCGGTGGAGGCAATCCTAACTCAAGGGCTTTCAGCTTTGGAAAGAGCAGAGCAAAAGTGTACATAGATGAAAAACCCAAGGTGACGCTTAACCATGTAGCTGGCATGGAAGAGGTAAAAGAAGAGGTTAAGGAGATCATTGAGTATCTTAAAGACCCTGTAAAGTTTCAAAGGCTGGGCGGAAGACCACCCAAAGGTGTGCTTCTTTATGGAGAACCGGGGGTAGGTAAAACTCTCCTTGCAAAGGCTATAGCAGGTGAGGCTCATGTACCTTTTATATCCGTGTCAGGGTCGGACTTTGTTGAGATGTTTGTGGGAGTTGGGGCAGCAAGGGTAAGGGATCTATTTGACACAGCCAAAAAGCACGCTCCCTGCATCATATTTATAGATGAGATAGATGCGGTAGGCAGGTCAAGGGGAGTGGTCAATCTCGGGGGTGGACACGACGAGAGGGAGCAAACCCTCAACCAGCTTTTAGTGGAAATGGATGGATTTGATACATCGGAGGGCATCATAGTCATAGCGGCTACCAACAGACCGGATATTCTTGACCCAGCCCTATTAAGACCGGGAAGGTTTGATAGACAGATCTTTATACCAAGACCTGATGTAAGAGGAAGATACGAAATACTCAAGGTTCACGCAAAGGACAAAAAGCTCGCTCCCAATGTGGATTTAGAGATAGTAGCAAGAGCTACACCGGGCTTTACAGGTGCAGACCTTGAGAATGTGCTCAACGAAGCCGCTCTTCTTGCAGCAAGAAACGGCAAAAACTACATAGAGATGGAGGATATAGAAGAAGCTATAGACAGAGTCACCATGGGTCTTGAAAGAAAGGGAATGGTTATATCCCCAAAGGAAAAGGAAAAGATAGCATACCACGAAGCAGGCCACGCTCTCATGAGCTTGATGGTGCCAGGTTCTGATCCTCTTCACAAAGTCTCCATAATACCCAGAGGTATGGCTCTTGGAGTCACTCAGCAGCTACCCATAGATGACAAGCATATGTATGACAAGGAGGATCTCATGGGAAAGATACTTACACTTATGGGTGGGCGTGCTGCTGAGGAGGTTTTCTACGGAAGAGAGGGCATAACTACCGGTGCAGAAAATGACCTTCAGAGAGCAACCGAGCTTGCCTACAGAATGGTTTCCATGTGGGGAATGAGTGAGAGGGTGGGACCGCTCGCGGTAAGAAAGACGATAAATCCCTTCTTGGGAGGCATGACTACATCGGTGGATATAAGCGAAGAGCTAAGAAGGGAAATAGACCAGGAGGTTAAAAACATACTTACGTGGGCATACGAAGAGACGAGAAAAACCATAGAGACTTACAAGGAACCCCTTAAAGCTGTGGTAAAGAAGCTTCTGGAGAAGGAAACCATATCTTGCGAGGAGTTTGTTGAAGTACTGAAACTTTACGGTATTGAGATAAAGAACGAGTGTAAGAAGGAAGAGACCAGTCTTGAGAAAAACACCCAGAAGGAGGTAAAGTCATGGGCATGA
- the tilS gene encoding tRNA lysidine(34) synthetase TilS has translation MAQTLLRKVITLQRRKKLIPEHASVLVAFSGGIDSVALVLALLELKDFFKLKRVALAHINHGIRAQSDRDEDFAVEFARRKRLEIFVERFHVKKMAEEEGENLEALAREVRYKALRSIKQKEGFDIIATAHHLNDLVETVILWLVRGAGLEGLTGFDEKTEDIVRPLYLVTKEEIKDFVISRGEAWVEDATNYDINYARNRIRHRVLPELKKINASLEDSVLRLRDILKKEGEFINEQALKALKECTQGQALRRDVLTSLHPALQRRVIYLWLGIRDLRKIDQVLSLAKKGGIMELGDGKRLKAEGDYLYLQRQEG, from the coding sequence ATGGCTCAAACCCTGCTCAGGAAAGTGATTACACTCCAAAGACGGAAAAAACTCATACCTGAGCATGCTTCTGTGCTGGTGGCTTTCTCGGGAGGCATAGATTCTGTTGCGCTTGTCTTAGCTCTTCTGGAACTCAAAGACTTTTTTAAGTTAAAGAGGGTTGCTCTTGCACACATAAACCACGGCATAAGGGCTCAGTCAGACAGGGACGAGGATTTTGCAGTGGAATTTGCCAGAAGGAAGCGCCTGGAGATCTTTGTTGAAAGATTCCATGTAAAAAAGATGGCGGAGGAAGAAGGCGAAAATCTTGAGGCGCTTGCCAGAGAAGTAAGATATAAAGCACTCAGGAGTATAAAACAGAAGGAGGGATTTGACATTATTGCTACAGCTCACCATCTTAACGACCTTGTGGAAACAGTAATCCTGTGGTTGGTGAGAGGCGCAGGTCTTGAAGGACTGACAGGTTTTGACGAAAAGACAGAGGACATAGTAAGACCTCTTTACCTGGTTACCAAAGAAGAAATTAAAGACTTTGTCATCTCAAGGGGTGAGGCTTGGGTAGAAGATGCTACCAATTATGACATCAATTACGCAAGAAATAGAATAAGGCACCGTGTCCTTCCAGAGCTTAAAAAAATAAATGCCTCTCTTGAGGATTCGGTGCTCAGGCTCAGAGACATTCTTAAAAAGGAGGGAGAATTTATCAACGAGCAAGCTCTAAAAGCTCTAAAAGAGTGCACGCAAGGTCAGGCACTGCGCAGAGATGTGTTAACATCTTTGCACCCGGCATTGCAAAGGAGGGTCATCTACCTTTGGCTTGGCATAAGAGACTTAAGAAAAATAGACCAGGTTCTTTCACTGGCAAAAAAAGGTGGGATTATGGAGCTGGGAGATGGGAAAAGGCTAAAAGCAGAGGGTGACTACTTATACTTGCAAAGGCAGGAAGGTTGA
- a CDS encoding SapC family protein, translated as MLFSKVVFLDAKDHAHLRWQCLNSQCLSSCCFIPDRTFIVLEEIYRLSKHFPVVITVEVDEQQREERLLCAYLRLKEDKRGCLYLKDGVGCAIEEEKPYTCRQYPFLIEGGYLAFDLTCPGFSESQGTPLWEGQTINPHLEERFFTYSLKLQEGKAQTQDFINTLFDLNLIVGARLTYENIEVSFNMVEEERLIDLPKDVLRELSSKGYLRAIFAHLNSLQNWEKLIKRCIT; from the coding sequence ATGCTATTTTCAAAAGTGGTTTTCCTTGATGCTAAGGATCACGCACACCTGCGCTGGCAGTGTCTAAACTCTCAATGCCTTTCAAGTTGCTGTTTTATCCCCGACCGTACCTTTATAGTCCTTGAGGAGATTTATCGCCTTTCCAAACACTTTCCCGTGGTTATAACTGTGGAGGTGGACGAGCAACAAAGAGAGGAAAGGCTTCTGTGTGCTTACCTTAGGCTCAAAGAGGATAAAAGAGGGTGCCTCTACTTAAAAGATGGTGTTGGCTGTGCTATAGAAGAAGAAAAGCCTTACACTTGCAGACAGTATCCCTTTTTAATAGAAGGTGGCTATTTAGCCTTTGACCTTACCTGTCCGGGATTTTCCGAAAGCCAAGGCACACCTCTCTGGGAAGGTCAGACCATAAACCCTCACTTGGAAGAGAGATTTTTTACCTACTCTTTAAAACTTCAGGAGGGTAAGGCGCAAACTCAGGATTTTATAAATACACTTTTTGACCTCAACCTTATAGTAGGGGCAAGGCTCACTTACGAAAACATAGAAGTGTCCTTCAATATGGTGGAAGAAGAGAGGCTTATAGACCTTCCAAAAGATGTGCTTAGAGAACTCTCCTCAAAAGGCTACCTTCGCGCCATCTTTGCCCATCTTAACTCCCTCCAAAACTGGGAAAAGCTCATAAAAAGGTGCATAACATAA
- a CDS encoding glycoprotein endopeptidase: MRIFSLDTSFSFLNFSVVEDGKVIFTCYMDHQKKALENLPKVFADYRIRPEDYDAYAVSLGVGYLTSVRIGITFMKSWAYLFGKPLVGYENLEMMLLYTPAQIPKVSCLKVSNTVFCRVMEENRLSQIKVFKDIIPSGSIISLREHNIEGSHVVLEFFPFSAFGGLYAYKRLISGYAGDDVFLLEPFYLKS; this comes from the coding sequence ATGCGTATTTTTTCCCTTGATACTTCCTTTTCCTTTCTGAACTTTTCCGTTGTGGAGGATGGAAAGGTTATATTCACATGCTACATGGACCATCAGAAAAAAGCCCTTGAAAATCTACCCAAGGTGTTTGCGGACTACCGCATAAGACCGGAGGATTATGATGCATATGCGGTTTCCTTAGGTGTAGGGTACCTCACCTCTGTTAGGATAGGTATAACATTTATGAAAAGCTGGGCTTACCTTTTTGGTAAGCCTCTCGTAGGATACGAGAACTTGGAGATGATGCTACTTTATACACCTGCACAGATTCCAAAAGTTTCGTGCCTGAAAGTTAGCAACACAGTTTTTTGCAGAGTTATGGAAGAAAACAGACTATCCCAAATCAAGGTTTTTAAAGATATCATCCCCTCAGGAAGTATCATAAGCCTAAGAGAGCATAACATAGAGGGAAGCCATGTGGTCCTTGAGTTTTTCCCCTTCTCAGCCTTTGGAGGTCTCTATGCGTATAAAAGGCTAATTAGCGGTTATGCTGGCGATGATGTGTTTCTTCTGGAGCCTTTTTACTTAAAATCTTAA
- a CDS encoding DegT/DnrJ/EryC1/StrS family aminotransferase — protein sequence MIRIIEPRFSEEEKLAINGILESHQITRGEWTKRFEEEFARYLGVKHAFTVCSGTVALFIALKAIGVEGKKVVVPAMSFMATIDAVLLAGGIPIVIDVDEYYTMDVSQLEHVAKRYKPVVALPVHLYGQTANMEDILYLSERYGFLVLEDAAQAHGAEYKGKKAGALGHISAFSFYASKNVPMGEGGVIATDDDALAKQVKKWIDFGDHPAFNVRITEFQAAIGSIQLKYLDEKNRRRRQVAKRYEEHLSGYLTTPSEREGAYHVYHLYTLRHTQRDRIIQHLKDRGIDARIYYTYLLNEIRDAEHMPLERATRFKKEVFSIPVHPYLTDDEVDYIIEGVLSAAQVFIT from the coding sequence ATGATCAGGATTATTGAGCCGAGATTTTCGGAAGAGGAAAAGCTTGCCATCAATGGTATCTTAGAGAGCCATCAGATCACCAGAGGCGAATGGACAAAGAGGTTTGAAGAGGAGTTTGCAAGATACTTGGGAGTAAAGCATGCTTTTACTGTTTGCTCCGGTACTGTTGCGCTCTTTATTGCTTTAAAAGCCATAGGTGTTGAGGGCAAGAAGGTGGTGGTGCCGGCCATGAGTTTCATGGCAACCATTGATGCGGTGCTTCTGGCGGGCGGTATTCCCATTGTGATTGATGTGGATGAGTATTACACCATGGATGTTTCTCAGCTGGAGCATGTAGCAAAAAGATACAAGCCGGTGGTGGCTCTTCCTGTGCATCTTTACGGACAGACTGCCAACATGGAAGACATACTTTACCTTTCCGAAAGGTATGGCTTTTTGGTGCTTGAGGATGCGGCACAGGCACATGGTGCAGAGTATAAAGGTAAAAAGGCAGGCGCTTTAGGTCACATATCAGCCTTTAGCTTTTATGCGTCAAAAAATGTCCCAATGGGAGAGGGTGGAGTGATAGCCACCGACGATGATGCTTTGGCAAAGCAGGTAAAAAAGTGGATAGATTTTGGAGATCATCCGGCCTTTAATGTGAGAATCACGGAATTTCAGGCAGCCATAGGAAGCATTCAGTTAAAGTACCTGGATGAAAAAAACAGAAGGAGAAGACAGGTAGCAAAAAGATACGAAGAACACCTTAGCGGATATCTTACCACCCCATCAGAGAGAGAAGGAGCTTATCATGTCTATCACCTTTACACCTTAAGGCATACTCAGAGGGACAGGATAATACAGCACCTTAAGGATAGAGGTATTGATGCAAGGATTTACTACACTTACCTTCTTAATGAGATAAGGGATGCCGAGCATATGCCCCTTGAGAGAGCAACGCGTTTTAAAAAGGAAGTCTTTTCCATACCGGTGCATCCATACCTGACGGATGATGAGGTGGACTACATCATAGAAGGTGTACTTTCTGCCGCTCAAGTGTTTATAACATGA
- a CDS encoding dehydrogenase, which produces MKSTNLPLTVKEFDEALCGRCAGCGCSCGYILYCKDGIIADLYGHPADPNGVGSLCTKGITYIQATDTNPLRLKEAYLKEGESYREVSLEQALAVAKEKTRNRRIAFLLDRWTGLEEYVLASSITELVFTDAPYLPFKASSVKPQDWKDRRFILSVEADPVFSEVMSTRWIVDAVEKGAYLYALSSRYSTLCAKAKESHLMPPYLSLELLNRVLNPEEEDPKASFIKRSLKLIKPSLVLIGSCLLSSPFREHIITFLKEARRKFGIDYSIVGDVMPFPSKSLKEINQEEFDVLIVFGNILRFLKDEELESLRSKFVIHFTMFPNFTSHHAHLIIPVKNFTEREFINYRHGFGFLSYSPKSLSREKYIHPYEFLSQVFGLKVDLKEFLLNYGVDYQELKEVGQADLKLPTVEAYNPHPYEELKKSIYIYTDNTLVEELGHWYTWTHDMEKYQMAYMNERTAKELGIKDSLNLRGYQFKVIITPNIADGVIFIPSSYEEHQPFHPGISVGRFLKEPYNRFEVIK; this is translated from the coding sequence ATGAAGTCTACCAACCTACCCTTGACTGTTAAGGAGTTTGATGAGGCGCTGTGTGGCAGATGTGCAGGCTGTGGATGTTCGTGCGGATACATCCTTTACTGTAAGGATGGTATCATAGCCGACCTTTATGGGCATCCTGCAGACCCAAACGGTGTGGGAAGTCTCTGCACAAAAGGCATAACATACATCCAAGCCACAGATACAAACCCTCTCAGATTGAAAGAAGCTTACCTTAAGGAAGGGGAGAGCTACAGAGAAGTCTCCTTGGAGCAAGCACTTGCGGTGGCGAAGGAGAAGACAAGAAACAGAAGGATAGCCTTTTTGTTGGATAGATGGACTGGACTTGAGGAGTATGTGCTTGCCAGCAGTATAACAGAGCTTGTCTTTACGGATGCCCCTTACCTGCCCTTTAAAGCTTCAAGTGTAAAACCTCAGGATTGGAAGGACAGAAGGTTCATCTTGTCTGTTGAAGCCGACCCCGTCTTTTCTGAAGTTATGTCCACAAGGTGGATAGTAGATGCTGTAGAAAAAGGCGCTTATCTTTACGCTTTATCCTCAAGATACTCAACCCTCTGTGCCAAAGCAAAAGAATCTCATCTTATGCCTCCTTACCTTAGCTTGGAGCTTCTAAACAGAGTGCTAAACCCAGAAGAGGAGGACCCAAAAGCAAGCTTTATAAAAAGAAGCCTAAAACTCATAAAACCCTCCCTTGTGCTGATAGGCTCCTGCTTGCTTTCCTCCCCCTTCAGAGAGCATATCATTACCTTTCTGAAAGAGGCAAGAAGGAAGTTTGGCATAGACTACTCTATAGTGGGGGATGTTATGCCCTTCCCCTCAAAAAGTCTCAAGGAGATAAATCAGGAAGAGTTTGATGTTCTGATAGTTTTTGGGAACATCTTGAGATTCCTAAAGGATGAGGAGCTTGAAAGTCTAAGGAGTAAGTTTGTCATACACTTTACCATGTTTCCCAACTTCACATCCCACCATGCACACCTTATTATCCCAGTCAAAAACTTTACAGAGAGAGAGTTTATAAACTACAGACACGGCTTTGGGTTTTTGAGTTATAGTCCCAAGAGTTTAAGCAGAGAGAAATACATACACCCCTATGAGTTTCTCTCTCAGGTATTTGGTTTAAAGGTAGATTTAAAAGAGTTTTTGCTAAATTACGGCGTAGATTACCAAGAGCTAAAGGAGGTAGGTCAGGCGGACCTTAAACTTCCCACAGTGGAAGCTTATAACCCCCATCCCTACGAGGAGTTAAAGAAAAGCATTTATATATACACCGACAACACCCTCGTGGAAGAGCTGGGACACTGGTACACATGGACGCACGATATGGAAAAGTATCAGATGGCTTATATGAACGAAAGGACTGCAAAGGAGCTGGGAATAAAAGACAGCCTAAACCTCAGAGGATACCAATTTAAGGTTATCATAACACCCAACATAGCGGATGGAGTGATCTTTATCCCCTCTTCTTATGAGGAGCACCAGCCCTTTCATCCGGGCATCAGCGTAGGAAGGTTTCTCAAAGAGCCTTATAACAGGTTTGAGGTTATCAAATGA
- a CDS encoding CinA family protein yields MIVSLCRRRKRSSPFMLRTFGLSEEVLKHYQHKRWVGGADLYFNTEQEKEEAYKRLKEFVYADSPKEMEEVVVDMLKKTGLKLATAESCSGGLLSARIVNVPGSSKVFLGSFVVYANELKTKLLSVEESLLKEFGAVSAEVCRAMCVGALEETDADISIAITGIAGPEGGTEEKPVGLTFIGIGTDSEVMVERYQLKGQRNQNRFLSTQIALDMLRRFLLKRYIND; encoded by the coding sequence ATGATAGTAAGCCTGTGCAGAAGAAGAAAGAGAAGTTCTCCTTTTATGTTAAGGACTTTTGGGCTTTCTGAGGAAGTGCTAAAACACTATCAACATAAAAGATGGGTAGGAGGAGCAGACCTTTACTTTAATACAGAGCAGGAAAAGGAGGAGGCTTACAAAAGACTGAAAGAGTTTGTTTATGCGGACTCTCCCAAAGAGATGGAGGAGGTGGTAGTTGATATGCTAAAAAAAACTGGACTAAAGCTTGCCACCGCAGAGAGCTGTTCTGGAGGTCTCCTGTCTGCAAGAATTGTAAATGTGCCCGGAAGCTCCAAGGTCTTTTTGGGAAGCTTTGTAGTTTATGCCAATGAGCTAAAAACCAAACTGCTGAGTGTTGAGGAAAGTCTCCTCAAAGAGTTTGGGGCTGTGTCTGCTGAAGTCTGCAGGGCTATGTGTGTGGGCGCGCTGGAAGAGACGGATGCGGACATATCTATAGCCATAACAGGTATAGCAGGTCCAGAAGGAGGCACAGAAGAAAAGCCCGTAGGTCTTACTTTTATAGGCATAGGGACTGACAGCGAGGTGATGGTGGAAAGATACCAGCTCAAAGGACAGAGGAACCAAAACAGGTTTCTCTCCACACAGATAGCTCTTGACATGCTAAGAAGATTTTTACTAAAGAGGTATATAAATGATTAA